One segment of Setaria viridis chromosome 4, Setaria_viridis_v4.0, whole genome shotgun sequence DNA contains the following:
- the LOC117851450 gene encoding pentatricopeptide repeat-containing protein At3g57430, chloroplastic — MAAMPLPVTSPPPPPHPPHPPTAATIRSLTAAGDHAAALRALSSLTAAASPSAPLDRFALPPAAKSAAALRSLPAVRSIHGAALRRGLLDGPTPAVANALLTAHARCGDLPAALALFAAMPDRDAVTFNSLIAALCLFRRWLPALGALRDMVLEGHPLTSFTLVSVLAACSHLAEDPRLGREAHAFALKNGFLDGDERFAFNALLSMYARLGLVDDAQRLFGSVGAADAPGGGLVTWNTMVSLLVQSGRFDEAVEVLYDMVARGVRPDGVTFASALPACSQLEMLSLGREMHAYVLKDADLAANSFVASALVDMYASHERVDAARRVFDMVPGVDRQLGLWNAMICGYAQDGMDEDALELFARMEADAGVVPSETTIAGVLPACARSEAFAGKEAVHGYAVKRGIADNRFVQNALMDMYARLGDMDAARRIFAAIEPRDVVSWNTLITGCVVQGHISDAFQLVREMQQQGGCTDAATEDGIARADEEPVMPNNITLMTLLPGCAMLAVPARGKEIHGYAVRHALDSDVAVGSALVDMYAKCGCLALSRAVFERLPRRNVITWNVLIMAYGMHGLGDEAIALFDQMVASDEAKPNEVTFIAALAACSHSGMVDRGLELFHSMKRDHGVEPTPDLHACAVDILGRAGRLDEAYSIISSMEPGEQQVSAWSSFLGACRLHRNVQLGEIAAERLFELEPDEASHYVLLCNIYSAAGLWEKSSEVRSRMRQRGVSKEPGCSWIELDGAIHRFMAGESAHPESAVVHAHMDALWERMRGQGYAPDTSCVLHDIEEGEKAAILRYHSEKLAIAFGLLRTPPGATIRVAKNLRVCNDCHEAAKFISKMVGREIVLRDVRRFHHFVDGACSCGDYW; from the coding sequence ATGGCCGCCATGCCCCTCCCCGTCACCTCCCCGCCTCCCCCACCGCATCCGCCCcacccgcccaccgccgccaccatccgctccctcaccgccgccggagaccacgccgccgccctccgcgcgcTCTCCTCCCTGACAGCAGCGGCGTCCCCATCCGCGCCGCTCGACCGCTTcgcgctcccgcccgccgccaagtccgccgccgcgctccgctccCTCCCGGCCGTCCGCTCCATCCACGGCGCCGCGctgcgccgcggcctcctcgatGGGCCCACCCCGGCCGTCGCCAACGCGCTCCTCACCGCCCACGCCCGGTGCGGCGACCTCCCCGCCGCGCTCGCGCTCTTCGCCGCGATGCCCGACCGCGACGCCGTCACATTCAACTCCCTCATCGCCGCGCTCTGCCTCTTCCGCCGCTGGCTCCCGGCCCTCGGCGCGCTCCGCGACATGGTCCTGGAGGGCCACCCGCTCACCTCGTTCACGCTTGTCAGCGTCCTCGCCGCGTGCTCCCACCTCGCCGAGGACCCGCGCCTCGGCCGCGAGGCGCACGCGTTCGCTCTCAAGAACGGCTTCCTGGACGGCGACGAACGGTTCGCGTTCAACGCGCTGCTCTCCATGTACGCGCGCCTCGGCCTGGTCGACGACGCGCAGCGGCTCTTCGGCtccgtcggcgccgccgacgcgccgggcggcggcctcGTCACGTGGAACACCATGGTCAGCCTTCTGGTTCAGAGCGGCCGCTTTGACGAGGCCGTCGAGGTGCTCTACGACATGGTCGCCCGCGGCGTGCGCCCCGACGGCGTCACGTTCGCGAGCGCGCTCCCGGCGTGCTCGCAGCTGGAGATGCTCTCCCTCGGCAGGGAGATGCATGCCTACGTCCTCAAAgacgccgacctcgccgccaacTCGTTCGTCGCCAGCGCGCTCGTGGACATGTACGCGAGCCACGAGCGGGTGGACGCGGCCAGGCGGGTGTTCGACATGGTCCCTGGCGTCGACCGCCAGCTCGGGCTGTGGAACGCCATGATCTGCGGGTACGCGCAGGACGGCATGGACGAGGACGCGCTGGAGCTCTTCGCCCGGATGGAGGCCGATGCCGGGGTCGTGCCCAGCGAGACCACCATAGCGGGCGTGCTGCCTGCGTGCGCGCGCTCGGAGGCCTTCGCCGGCAAGGAGGCGGTGCACGGGTACGCCGTGAAGCGCGGCATAGCGGACAACCGGTTCGTGCAGAACGCGCTCATGGACATGTACGCGCGCCTCGGCGACATGGACGCCGCGCGGCGGATCTTCGCCGCGATCGAGCCCCGCGACGTGGTCTCCTGGAACACCCTCATCACCGGCTGTGTCGTGCAGGGCCACATCAGCGACGCGTTCCAGCTGGTCCGGGAGATGCAGCAGCAAGGGGGATGCACCGATGCAGCAACGGAAGACGGCATTGCCAGAGCGGACGAAGAGCCGGTGATGCCCAACAACATCACACTCATGACCCTGCTCCCTGGCTGCGCGATGCTCGCGGTGCCAGCAAGGGGGAAGGAGATCCACGGCTACGCGGTGCGCCACGCCCTGGACTCAGACGTCGCTGTTGGGAGCGCGCTGGTGGACATGTACGCCAAGTGCGGCTGCCTGGCGCTGTCGAGGGCTGTGTTCGAGCGGCTGCCGAGGAGGAATGTCATCACCTGGAACGTTCTCATCATGGCCTACGGCATGCACGGGCTCGGCGACGAGGCCATCGCTCTGTTCGACCAAATGGTGGCGAGCGACGAGGCCAAGCCGAATGAGGTCACCTTCATCGCCGCGCTAGCTGCCTGCAGCCACTCTGGCATGGTCGACCGCGGCCTGGAGCTGTTCCATAGCATGAAGAGGGACCACGGGGTCGAGCCAACGCCGGACCTTCACGCCTGCGCCGTCGACATTCTCGGTCGGGCGGGAAGGCTGGACGAGGCCTACAGCATCATCAGCTCAATGGAGCCAGGAGAGCAGCAGGTGTCCGCGTGGAGCAGCTTCCTCGGAGCGTGCCGACTCCACCGGAACGTCCAGCTCGGCGAGATCGCTGCCGAGCGGCTGTTCGAGCTCGAGCCCGACGAGGCGAGCCACTACGTGCTCCTGTGCAACATCTACTCCGCGGCCGGCCTATGGGAGAAGTCATCGGAGGTGAGGAGCCGGATGCGGCAGAGGGGCGTCAGCAAGGAACCCGGGTGCAGCTGGATCGAGCTCGACGGCGCGATCCACAGGTTCATGGCCGGCGAGTCCGCGCACCCGGAGAGCGCGGTGGTGCACGCGCACATGGACGCGCTCTGGGAGCGGATGCGGGGCCAGGGGTACGCGCCGGACACGTCGTGCGTGCTCCACGACATTGAGGAAGGCGAGAAGGCGGCGATCCTCCGGTACCACAGCGAGAAGCTCGCCATCGCCTTTGGGCTGCTGCGGACGCCGCCGGGCGCCACCATCAGGGTGGCCAAGAACCTGAGGGTGTGCAACGACTGCCACGAGGCCgccaagtttatctccaagaTGGTCGGGAGGGAGATCGTGCTGAGGGATGTGAGGAGGTTCCACCATTTCGTGGACGGCGCCTGCTCTTGCGGGGATTACTGGTAG